Proteins encoded together in one Microcebus murinus isolate Inina chromosome 16, M.murinus_Inina_mat1.0, whole genome shotgun sequence window:
- the UBE2C gene encoding ubiquitin-conjugating enzyme E2 C, whose protein sequence is MASQNRDPAAASVAAARKGAEPSGGAARGPVGKRLQQELMTLMMSGDKGISAFPESDNLFKWVGTIHGAAGTVYEDLRYKLSLEFPSGYPYNAPTVKFLTPCYHPNVDTQGNICLDILKDKWSALYDVRTILLSIQSLLGEPNIDSPLNTHAAELWKNPTAFKKYLQETYSKQVSSQEP, encoded by the exons ATGGCCTCCCAAAACCGCGACCCGGCCGCCGCCAGCGTCGCGGCGGCCCGTAAAGGAGCCGAGCCTAGCGGGGGAGCCGCCCGGGGCCCCGTGGGCAAAAG GTTGCAGCAGGAGCTGATGACCCTCATG ATGTCTGGTGACAAAGGAATTTCTGCCTTTCCTGAATCAGACAACCTTTTCAAATGGGTAGGGACCATCCATGGAGCAGCCGGCACA GTATATGAAGACCTGAGGTATAAGCTCTCTCTAGAGTTTCCCAGTGGTTACCCTTACAACGCACCCACGGTGAAGTTCCTCACGCCCTGCTACCACCCCAATGTGGACACCCAGGGTAACATCTGCCTGGACATCCTGAAGGACAAGTGGTCTGCCCTATATGACGTCAGGACCATCCTGCTTTCCATTCAGAGCCTGCTAGGAG AACCCAACATTGATAGTCCTTTGAACACACATGCTGCCGAGCTCTGGAAAAACCCCACAG CTTTTAAGAAGTACCTGCAGGAAACCTACTCAAAGCAGGTGTCCAGCCAGGAGCCCTGA